The following coding sequences lie in one Kribbella sp. NBC_00709 genomic window:
- a CDS encoding extracellular solute-binding protein, giving the protein MPVSRRTFLGGGLAAAAVAVTGTPLLAGCASDKKNTAAANSAVKLPTYTKYGEIKPDLPGTDVVLDGFLKYPASPVKAIAEAPGDGKPITFMTNIPGAIPPSVDKNQFWQELNKRLGSELQISMASNDEYNDKFATRIAGGDLPDILNVPPGTPQIPGLLKAKAMDLTEHLSGDAVNKYPFLANIPTEFWKGCVFNGAIYGVPVPRGMSRTSLPLYRTDLLAAKGIKDPEPKNFEEFFDICKEMTAAKENRWSWTRVPTSYIRMMLGLPNNWKQEGGKFTSVYEVDGNEDALEAGRKMVAAGVINPDTFSAKAAARKQWFNGGTAAFDYDSFVAWNQYYSDNTAGDAFGVNMLDVPGFTSGDGKVWMGAALNNVTAFNKSSKHSAETLLKVANWMAAPFGTEEYLFRKYGVAGRHYTMQGTDPVPTKTGVVETGIGLQYISDSTLALYWAGKPDVPQNQHKIQEKVADRLVYDASYGLYSETLSKQWGQLTGVLTDLENQIVQGKKQVSEWAPAVKTFLSSGGEKIRGELQDAFATTGGK; this is encoded by the coding sequence ATGCCAGTCAGCAGAAGAACTTTCCTCGGCGGTGGCCTGGCCGCCGCCGCTGTCGCGGTCACGGGTACGCCGCTGCTGGCGGGGTGCGCGTCGGACAAGAAGAACACCGCGGCCGCCAACTCGGCGGTCAAGCTGCCCACCTACACGAAGTACGGCGAGATCAAGCCGGACCTGCCCGGCACCGACGTGGTGCTGGACGGATTCCTGAAGTACCCGGCGAGCCCGGTGAAGGCGATTGCCGAGGCACCTGGTGACGGCAAGCCGATCACGTTCATGACGAACATCCCGGGCGCGATCCCGCCGAGCGTCGACAAGAACCAGTTCTGGCAGGAACTGAACAAGCGGCTCGGCTCCGAGCTGCAGATCAGCATGGCGTCGAACGACGAATACAACGACAAGTTCGCCACCCGGATCGCGGGCGGCGATCTGCCGGACATCCTGAACGTCCCGCCGGGCACCCCGCAGATCCCGGGGCTGCTCAAGGCCAAGGCGATGGACCTGACCGAGCACCTGTCGGGCGACGCGGTGAACAAGTACCCGTTCCTGGCGAACATCCCGACCGAGTTCTGGAAGGGCTGCGTCTTCAACGGCGCGATCTACGGCGTCCCGGTGCCGCGCGGCATGTCCCGGACGTCGCTGCCGCTGTACCGCACCGACCTGCTCGCCGCGAAGGGCATCAAGGACCCGGAGCCGAAGAACTTCGAGGAGTTCTTCGACATCTGCAAGGAGATGACGGCGGCGAAGGAGAACCGCTGGTCGTGGACCCGCGTGCCGACGTCGTACATCCGGATGATGCTTGGTCTGCCCAACAACTGGAAGCAGGAGGGCGGCAAGTTCACCTCGGTGTACGAGGTGGACGGTAACGAAGACGCGCTCGAGGCAGGCCGCAAGATGGTGGCCGCCGGCGTGATCAACCCGGACACGTTCAGCGCCAAGGCTGCGGCCCGCAAGCAGTGGTTCAACGGTGGCACCGCGGCGTTCGACTACGACAGCTTCGTGGCCTGGAACCAGTACTACTCCGACAACACCGCGGGCGACGCGTTCGGCGTGAACATGCTCGACGTACCGGGCTTCACCAGTGGTGACGGCAAGGTGTGGATGGGTGCGGCACTGAACAACGTCACGGCGTTCAACAAGTCCAGCAAGCACTCCGCGGAGACACTGCTGAAGGTGGCGAACTGGATGGCCGCACCGTTCGGCACGGAGGAGTACCTGTTCCGCAAGTACGGCGTAGCGGGCCGGCACTACACCATGCAGGGCACCGACCCGGTGCCGACCAAGACCGGTGTCGTGGAGACCGGTATCGGCCTGCAGTACATCTCCGACTCGACGCTGGCGCTCTACTGGGCCGGCAAGCCCGACGTACCGCAGAACCAGCACAAGATCCAGGAGAAGGTCGCGGACCGGCTGGTGTACGACGCGTCGTACGGGCTGTACTCCGAGACGCTGTCGAAGCAGTGGGGGCAGCTGACCGGCGTACTGACCGATCTGGAGAACCAGATCGTCCAGGGCAAGAAGCAGGTGTCCGAGTGGGCGCCGGCGGTCAAGACGTTCCTGTCCTCAGGCGGTGAGAAGATCCGCGGTGAGCTGCAGGACGCTTTCGCCACGACAGGCGGGAAGTAA
- a CDS encoding ABC transporter permease subunit, with product MLQRSSKGPQQRLSLGRRLLRDRVLLLFALPGVTLIIVFHYVPLLGNVIAFKDYQPFLGIGGSDWSGWENFSVIFSGDPAFLRALKNTLILTSLQSVFVFPAPILLALLLNSLFSERIKRIAQSILYLPHFMSWVIVVALFQQMLGGSGLLNNYLRSHDLSTINIIGNSELFHVLLTSQIIWKDTGWATILFLAALSQIDSQLYEAASVDGASRMKQLWHVTLPGLRGIIILLFILRLGDSLTVGFEQIILQQQAVGRDVSEVLDTYVYNNGVLGGAWGVAAAVGLVKGVVGVILVLTANKVAHIFGEQGVYQR from the coding sequence ATGCTGCAACGTTCGTCGAAGGGTCCGCAGCAGCGGCTGAGCCTTGGGCGGCGGCTGCTGCGGGACCGCGTGCTGCTGCTGTTCGCGCTGCCCGGGGTCACGCTGATCATCGTCTTCCACTACGTGCCGTTGCTGGGGAACGTGATCGCGTTCAAGGACTACCAGCCGTTCCTCGGGATCGGGGGCAGCGACTGGTCGGGCTGGGAGAACTTCAGCGTCATCTTCAGCGGCGATCCGGCGTTCCTGCGGGCGCTGAAGAACACGCTGATCCTCACCAGCCTGCAGTCGGTCTTCGTGTTCCCCGCGCCGATCCTGCTCGCCCTGCTGCTGAACTCGCTGTTCTCCGAGCGGATCAAGCGGATCGCGCAGAGCATCCTCTACCTGCCGCACTTCATGTCGTGGGTGATCGTGGTCGCGCTGTTCCAGCAGATGCTCGGCGGCAGCGGGCTGCTGAACAACTACCTGCGCTCCCATGACCTGTCCACGATCAACATCATCGGGAACTCCGAGCTGTTCCACGTGCTGCTGACGTCGCAGATCATCTGGAAGGACACCGGCTGGGCGACCATCCTGTTCCTGGCCGCGCTGTCCCAGATCGACTCGCAGCTGTACGAGGCGGCGAGTGTGGACGGCGCGAGCCGGATGAAACAGCTGTGGCACGTCACGCTGCCCGGACTGCGCGGGATCATCATCCTGCTGTTCATCCTGCGGCTCGGTGACTCGCTGACCGTCGGGTTCGAGCAGATCATCCTGCAGCAACAAGCGGTCGGCCGGGACGTCAGTGAAGTACTGGACACGTACGTCTACAACAACGGCGTACTCGGCGGGGCGTGGGGTGTGGCGGCCGCGGTCGGACTGGTGAAGGGCGTCGTCGGCGTGATCCTCGTGCTCACCGCGAACAAGGTCGCCCACATCTTCGGCGAGCAAGGGGTGTACCAGCGATGA
- a CDS encoding carbohydrate ABC transporter permease: MSTRIVQGVPMPGWPMRIFKGLVLLIFCAVVIIPFVGVISTSVAPNKQINESGGLVLFPKSVNFAAYESLFAGGVVTQALFVSIFVTIIGTLLSLTVSCLLAYALARPGFTAGRPILLVVLFSMLFSPGIIPTYLTVKGVGLLDSIWALIVPTMISAFNVVVLRAFFMNLPNEITESARIDGAGELKTFSYIVLPLSKAVLSVIGLFYAVAYWNAFFSALLYLNDSKLWPLQLVLRTYVINDTQLGSAELGTELLPPQASIQMAILVVSIVPILIIYPFLQRHFAKGVLTGAVKG, encoded by the coding sequence ATGAGTACGAGAATCGTCCAGGGCGTCCCGATGCCCGGCTGGCCGATGCGGATCTTCAAGGGCCTGGTGCTGCTGATCTTCTGCGCGGTCGTGATCATCCCGTTCGTCGGGGTGATCTCGACCAGCGTGGCGCCGAACAAGCAGATCAACGAGTCCGGCGGCCTGGTGCTGTTCCCGAAGTCGGTGAACTTCGCGGCGTACGAGTCGCTGTTCGCCGGCGGCGTGGTGACGCAGGCACTGTTCGTCAGCATCTTCGTCACCATCATCGGCACGCTGCTCAGCCTGACCGTGTCGTGCCTGCTGGCGTACGCGCTGGCGCGGCCCGGGTTCACCGCCGGGCGGCCGATCCTGCTGGTCGTGCTGTTCAGCATGCTGTTCTCGCCCGGCATCATCCCGACGTACCTGACCGTGAAGGGCGTCGGCCTGCTGGACAGCATCTGGGCCCTGATCGTGCCGACGATGATCAGCGCGTTCAACGTCGTCGTACTGCGGGCGTTCTTCATGAACCTGCCGAACGAGATCACCGAGAGCGCCCGGATCGACGGCGCGGGTGAGCTCAAGACGTTCTCGTACATCGTGCTGCCGCTGTCGAAGGCCGTGCTGTCGGTGATCGGGCTGTTCTACGCGGTGGCGTACTGGAACGCGTTCTTCTCCGCGCTGCTCTACCTCAACGACTCCAAGCTCTGGCCGTTGCAGCTGGTACTGCGCACGTACGTCATCAACGACACCCAACTGGGCAGCGCCGAACTCGGCACCGAGCTGCTCCCACCGCAGGCCTCGATCCAGATGGCGATCCTGGTCGTGTCGATCGTTCCGATCCTGATCATCTACCCGTTCCTGCAGCGGCACTTCGCCAAGGGTGTGCTTACCGGAGCCGTCAAGGGCTGA
- a CDS encoding phosphatase PAP2 family protein, with protein sequence MGIEALERVGQGGEEQQRKTQVFWRVVREAVLLATLFLVYSAGRQIAARHTGSAFDHAHEVLSFQNWLHLPNEAAVQHWVLQFPHLIQSANLYYASVHAPLTAAVLLWLSIWRPKAYAHVRWTMVSLTGLALAGHIAFPLAPPRMMPGFVDTGLRFGQSVYGPDHSGGPVNQFAAMPSLHVGWAALIALSMILITRSRWRWLWLLHPIITFTVVVVTGNHYWLDGLVALLLLSASLPFLLRPGLHADRPRTRNSVPPRKVLK encoded by the coding sequence ATGGGGATCGAAGCGCTGGAGCGGGTGGGGCAGGGTGGGGAAGAGCAGCAGCGAAAGACTCAGGTCTTCTGGAGGGTGGTACGGGAAGCAGTCCTGTTGGCCACCCTCTTCCTCGTCTACAGTGCGGGCCGGCAGATCGCGGCCCGGCATACCGGCTCCGCGTTCGACCACGCACACGAAGTGCTGTCGTTCCAGAACTGGCTGCACCTGCCGAACGAGGCCGCAGTCCAGCACTGGGTGCTGCAGTTCCCGCATCTGATCCAGAGCGCCAACCTGTACTACGCGAGCGTGCACGCTCCGCTGACTGCCGCCGTACTGCTCTGGCTGAGCATCTGGCGGCCGAAGGCGTACGCGCATGTCCGGTGGACGATGGTGTCGCTGACCGGACTGGCACTGGCCGGTCACATCGCGTTCCCGTTGGCGCCGCCGCGGATGATGCCTGGATTCGTCGACACCGGGCTGCGGTTCGGTCAGTCCGTGTACGGTCCGGATCACTCCGGCGGTCCGGTGAACCAGTTCGCCGCGATGCCGAGCCTGCACGTCGGCTGGGCGGCGCTGATCGCACTGTCGATGATCCTGATCACCCGGTCGCGCTGGCGCTGGCTGTGGCTGCTGCACCCGATCATCACGTTCACCGTGGTCGTGGTGACGGGCAATCACTACTGGCTGGACGGCCTCGTCGCGCTGCTCCTGCTCTCGGCCAGCCTGCCGTTCCTGCTCCGCCCCGGCCTGCACGCCGACAGGCCGCGGACGCGTAATTCAGTTCCGCCGAGGAAGGTGCTCAAGTAA
- a CDS encoding HelD family protein: protein MPPDTSDVLQAEKDYLKSSRAALAVMREKTGALEVHSADRVNQEYLLAAIFRRMKELEDDPDVPLFFGRLDYIEPTDETFHIGRRHVNDALGEPLVVDWRADISVPFYRASKTEPMGVGVRRRFGFTHGEMTAFEDEDLTASGQTDQHSDILDAEIERPRSGPMRDIVATIQPEQDVIVRAGVDDTICVQGAPGTGKTAVGLHRAAYLLYAYRDQLSRAGVLVVGPNASFLRYIGDVLPALGEIEAKQTTVEELVARVNIAGPGPALVDVLKGDARMAEVLHRAVWSHVSLPKESLVVPRGAHRWRVAGYQAEELITELRNRGIRYGAGRAMLPQRLAHAVLLRMEAAGDSPDDRVQDSVARSRPVKQYADALWPALDPAKLLFRLFTDPELLAEHADGILTADEQAMLIWDKVPRSAGAARWSVADATLIDEIADLVDRTPSLGHVVLDEAQDLSAMQLRAVGRRCSTGSMTVLGDIAQGTTPWATPSWDEALKHLGKTGAHTEELTAGFRVPGQVIEYAARLLPTIAPHLKPPTAVRRARGELTISRVPDSLAAAVTAVHEVSERPGSIGLIVPDALVTATRKALQSQGIAFSVLGDEDDVDAHLDVVPASLAKGLEFDHVVLVEPAAIVAGEADERTGLRRLYVCLTRAVTSLVVVHNEDLPEVLEAA, encoded by the coding sequence ATGCCCCCCGATACGTCTGACGTCCTCCAGGCCGAGAAGGACTACCTGAAGAGCTCCCGGGCCGCGCTGGCGGTGATGCGGGAGAAGACCGGCGCACTGGAGGTCCACAGTGCGGACCGGGTCAACCAGGAGTACCTGCTGGCCGCGATCTTCCGGCGGATGAAGGAGCTGGAGGACGACCCGGACGTCCCGCTGTTCTTCGGGCGGCTGGACTACATCGAGCCGACCGACGAGACGTTCCACATCGGCCGCCGGCACGTCAACGACGCGCTGGGCGAGCCGCTGGTGGTGGACTGGCGAGCGGACATCTCGGTGCCGTTCTACCGGGCCAGCAAGACCGAGCCGATGGGCGTGGGGGTACGCCGGCGGTTCGGCTTCACGCACGGCGAGATGACCGCCTTCGAGGACGAGGACCTCACCGCCAGCGGTCAGACCGACCAGCACAGCGACATCCTGGACGCCGAGATCGAGCGGCCGCGTTCGGGCCCGATGCGCGACATCGTGGCGACCATCCAGCCGGAGCAGGACGTGATCGTCCGGGCCGGCGTCGACGACACGATCTGCGTGCAGGGTGCGCCCGGCACCGGTAAGACGGCAGTCGGGCTGCACAGGGCGGCGTACCTGCTCTATGCGTACCGGGACCAGCTCAGCCGCGCCGGTGTGCTCGTGGTCGGGCCGAACGCGAGCTTCCTGCGCTACATCGGCGACGTCCTCCCCGCACTGGGTGAGATCGAGGCGAAGCAGACCACGGTCGAGGAGCTGGTCGCCCGGGTGAACATCGCCGGGCCGGGTCCTGCGCTGGTCGACGTACTCAAGGGCGATGCACGGATGGCCGAGGTCCTGCACCGCGCCGTCTGGTCGCACGTCAGCCTGCCGAAGGAGTCGCTGGTCGTGCCGCGCGGAGCGCACCGCTGGCGCGTCGCCGGCTACCAGGCCGAGGAGCTGATCACCGAGCTACGCAACCGAGGCATCCGGTACGGCGCCGGCCGGGCCATGTTGCCGCAACGACTGGCCCACGCCGTGCTCCTGCGCATGGAGGCGGCGGGCGACTCTCCCGACGACCGGGTGCAGGACTCGGTCGCGCGGAGCCGACCGGTCAAGCAGTACGCCGACGCCCTCTGGCCGGCTCTGGACCCGGCGAAGCTGCTCTTCCGGCTCTTCACCGACCCGGAGCTGCTGGCCGAGCATGCCGACGGCATCCTCACTGCGGACGAGCAGGCGATGCTGATCTGGGACAAGGTGCCGCGGTCGGCCGGTGCGGCCAGGTGGTCCGTCGCCGACGCCACTCTGATCGACGAGATCGCCGATCTGGTCGACCGGACGCCGTCACTCGGCCACGTCGTCCTGGACGAGGCGCAGGACCTGTCCGCCATGCAGCTGCGCGCCGTCGGCCGACGCTGCTCCACCGGCTCGATGACTGTGCTCGGTGACATCGCACAGGGCACCACGCCGTGGGCGACGCCGTCCTGGGACGAGGCCTTGAAGCACCTGGGCAAGACCGGCGCCCACACCGAGGAGCTGACCGCGGGCTTCCGCGTCCCCGGCCAGGTGATCGAGTACGCCGCCCGCCTGCTCCCGACGATCGCACCGCACCTCAAGCCGCCGACAGCGGTACGACGGGCGCGCGGTGAGCTCACCATCTCCCGCGTGCCGGACAGCCTCGCCGCCGCGGTGACCGCAGTCCACGAGGTGTCCGAGCGCCCCGGCTCGATCGGCCTGATCGTGCCCGACGCACTGGTGACAGCGACCCGGAAGGCCTTGCAGAGCCAGGGAATCGCCTTCTCCGTGCTCGGTGACGAGGACGACGTGGACGCGCACCTGGACGTCGTACCGGCGTCCCTTGCCAAGGGTCTCGAGTTCGACCATGTCGTGCTGGTGGAGCCGGCCGCCATCGTGGCGGGCGAGGCCGACGAGCGGACCGGCCTCCGGCGCCTCTACGTCTGCCTGACCCGTGCCGTCACCTCACTGGTCGTTGTCCACAATGAAGACCTCCCTGAGGTACTAGAAGCCGCGTGA
- a CDS encoding MFS transporter, with amino-acid sequence MSARIYLLGAGAFAVGTSAYVVSGVLPDVSSELHVSLTAAGQLATAFSLSYAIGAPILATLTGRWERRTLLIAALVLAALGNLIAALAVNYPILIVGRVVAAFGAAMYTPAATLFATSLLRPEERGRAVAIVFGGLTFALVLGVPAGTLLGPTLGYKGVFALITAVAVLVTIAERVALPTVDAPPVVSLRERFAGLADRRVQLVLAITVLAVLAAFSVYIYIVPLLKHTAGLTGNVTSLLLLLYGVGAVVGNFLGGRFTDRFGSLRTLAVLMVGITAVLATLDVTLTTEVGAGAALLVWGLLTWSFNPPIQNLLLELGGGLLISLNASAIYLGAGLSAVVGGLVIQSFGVGYLPVLASALSLIVVGLVYALWRDSALQRVEELEREEDVFITAAAD; translated from the coding sequence ATGTCCGCACGGATCTACCTGCTCGGCGCCGGTGCGTTCGCGGTCGGCACCAGCGCGTACGTCGTGTCCGGTGTGCTCCCCGACGTCAGCTCCGAGCTGCACGTCTCGCTGACCGCCGCAGGCCAGCTCGCCACCGCGTTCTCCCTGTCGTACGCGATCGGTGCGCCGATCCTGGCGACCCTGACCGGCCGGTGGGAGCGCCGTACCCTCCTGATCGCCGCACTGGTCCTGGCCGCGCTCGGCAACCTGATCGCCGCGCTGGCCGTCAACTACCCGATCCTGATCGTCGGCCGGGTCGTGGCTGCGTTCGGCGCCGCCATGTACACGCCGGCCGCCACGCTGTTCGCCACCAGCCTGTTGCGCCCGGAGGAACGCGGCAGAGCCGTCGCCATCGTGTTCGGCGGCCTGACCTTCGCGCTGGTGCTCGGTGTGCCGGCGGGCACCCTGCTCGGTCCGACGCTTGGCTACAAGGGTGTCTTCGCCCTGATCACCGCCGTGGCGGTGCTGGTCACGATCGCCGAGCGGGTCGCGCTGCCCACGGTCGACGCGCCTCCGGTGGTCAGTCTGCGCGAGCGCTTCGCCGGACTGGCCGACCGTCGCGTGCAGCTCGTCCTCGCGATCACAGTGCTCGCCGTGCTCGCCGCCTTCAGCGTGTACATCTACATCGTTCCGCTGCTGAAGCACACCGCCGGTCTGACCGGCAATGTCACCAGCCTCCTGCTCCTGCTGTACGGCGTGGGCGCGGTAGTCGGCAACTTCCTCGGCGGACGGTTCACCGACCGCTTCGGCAGCCTCCGCACCCTGGCCGTTCTGATGGTCGGCATCACCGCCGTCCTCGCCACCCTCGACGTCACCCTGACGACCGAGGTGGGAGCCGGTGCCGCCCTGCTGGTGTGGGGCCTGCTGACCTGGTCCTTCAACCCTCCGATCCAGAACCTGTTGCTCGAGCTCGGTGGTGGTCTGCTGATCTCGCTCAACGCCTCCGCGATCTACCTCGGCGCCGGACTGTCGGCCGTGGTCGGCGGACTGGTCATCCAGTCCTTCGGCGTCGGCTATCTGCCGGTGCTGGCCAGCGCACTGTCGCTGATCGTGGTGGGACTGGTCTACGCCCTCTGGCGCGACTCCGCACTCCAGCGGGTCGAGGAGCTCGAGCGCGAGGAGGACGTCTTCATCACAGCCGCTGCTGACTGA
- a CDS encoding ArsR/SmtB family transcription factor — protein MATKVLPQPERDAIRVEAVLQALGEPVRLTIVRALADNPAGVCCGEIELPVTASTRAHHLKTLREAGVLSTHTDGTRRISILRREDLEALYPGLLTGILSAKQ, from the coding sequence ATGGCCACAAAGGTTCTCCCGCAGCCGGAGCGGGACGCGATCCGCGTCGAGGCGGTTCTGCAGGCGCTGGGCGAGCCTGTCCGGCTCACCATCGTCCGCGCGCTGGCCGACAACCCGGCAGGTGTCTGCTGCGGCGAGATCGAGCTGCCGGTGACCGCGTCCACGCGGGCACACCACCTCAAGACCCTGCGCGAAGCCGGGGTCCTCTCCACGCACACCGACGGCACCCGCCGGATCAGCATCCTCCGCCGCGAAGACCTCGAGGCGCTCTACCCGGGCCTGCTCACGGGCATCCTGTCGGCCAAGCAGTAA
- a CDS encoding outer membrane protein assembly factor BamB family protein translates to MVELRAQWADLVPGSVPLADELVARYVERNRRVYRDHYLGIVLTALDSLIQLSTDPTSVRLAAWFHRAVHEPGGTPSEDAEASARLAEQLLPQYGVPPIRIAEVARLIRLTGDLAAPPPDAYAPPRRDANGDVLLDAVNAILASDPSRYAVHTAEVRRDAGDRKAALEHRYDEVRELLDGHLYRTQLARQRLGPVARVNLESELACLDSELPAPWRGWQQAALTASATFTAIAAAVVAIAASGASWQTPAAENEAGWPPVAMAVLSFFSAPILFRCARSASQRARLIAGAVPAIAVTGLLIAWARAPRTNVAVGVGLRVPLMISALLLLLIAGAAALVASLLRTRTARFLPARNLGQQLAWLAAPAAVALILLLIIQPLSRGYVLGSNERVEGTPREAGKAIPSLLDGSVAWVSESIVGTGAEEAIGTRYGIAIPRPSGVVEMLDAASGKLRWRYSRSDSDEKPVIAATGNGDYVLAQFADVGYLLLDANTGQRKAAWPGRTRDRYIQQSQPLLTGERSGKLHGVDPSGHERWTYDSGDCTDLGAIATAETVVTFVSHTCAERPDEMAALDVQSGKKLWTKTSDTYRRPVVVGGLVVVAEPGGDSDVPAALTAIEPRTGDIRWRWEVPKTWACRTLLNAAGKYLIVVDCPGPSSLENRKTVVTAIDANTGLTAWQTQAPVSPRIKVTVTADGRVISLSRGQTSCMANVISQTGFRQVRLPTGISCNRDPRAVGNLVLTSGTDTVIALH, encoded by the coding sequence GTGGTGGAGCTTCGGGCGCAGTGGGCTGACCTGGTGCCCGGGTCTGTCCCGCTGGCGGACGAGCTGGTCGCGCGGTACGTCGAACGCAACCGCCGCGTGTACCGGGACCACTACCTCGGCATCGTCCTGACCGCGCTGGACTCCCTCATCCAGCTCTCCACCGACCCGACCAGCGTCCGGCTCGCGGCCTGGTTCCATCGCGCGGTCCACGAGCCCGGCGGCACACCGTCCGAGGACGCCGAGGCGTCGGCCCGGTTGGCCGAGCAGCTCCTCCCGCAGTACGGCGTACCGCCGATCCGCATCGCCGAGGTGGCCCGGCTGATCCGCCTGACCGGTGACCTCGCCGCACCACCACCGGATGCGTACGCCCCACCCCGCCGCGACGCGAACGGCGACGTACTGCTCGACGCGGTCAACGCGATCCTCGCCTCCGACCCCAGCCGGTACGCCGTGCACACCGCCGAGGTACGGCGCGACGCCGGCGACCGCAAGGCCGCACTCGAGCACCGGTACGACGAAGTACGCGAGCTGCTCGACGGACACCTGTACCGCACCCAACTGGCCCGTCAACGGCTCGGTCCGGTCGCCCGCGTCAACCTCGAATCAGAGCTGGCCTGTCTGGACAGTGAGCTCCCAGCGCCGTGGCGTGGTTGGCAACAAGCCGCACTGACCGCCTCCGCCACCTTCACGGCGATTGCTGCCGCTGTAGTCGCCATAGCCGCGTCTGGTGCGTCCTGGCAAACCCCCGCAGCCGAAAACGAAGCAGGCTGGCCGCCTGTCGCGATGGCTGTCCTTTCCTTCTTCAGCGCGCCGATCCTGTTCCGCTGCGCCCGCAGCGCCAGCCAGCGCGCTCGCCTCATCGCCGGCGCGGTACCGGCGATCGCCGTGACCGGACTGCTCATCGCCTGGGCCCGAGCGCCCAGAACGAACGTTGCCGTCGGCGTCGGTCTCCGCGTCCCGTTGATGATCTCCGCACTGCTCCTGCTGCTGATCGCCGGCGCTGCAGCTCTCGTCGCCTCGCTGCTCCGCACCAGGACCGCCCGGTTCCTCCCCGCCCGCAACCTCGGCCAGCAACTCGCCTGGCTGGCCGCACCGGCCGCGGTTGCCCTCATCCTGTTGCTGATCATCCAGCCGCTGTCGCGTGGCTATGTGCTCGGCTCCAACGAGCGTGTCGAGGGAACACCACGCGAGGCCGGCAAGGCGATCCCGTCCCTGCTCGACGGCAGCGTCGCCTGGGTCAGCGAGTCGATCGTCGGTACAGGCGCAGAAGAAGCGATCGGCACCCGCTACGGCATCGCGATCCCTCGCCCGAGCGGTGTGGTGGAGATGCTCGACGCAGCCTCCGGCAAACTGCGCTGGCGGTACAGCCGCTCCGACTCCGACGAGAAGCCAGTCATCGCAGCGACCGGCAACGGCGACTATGTGCTCGCGCAGTTCGCCGATGTCGGCTACCTCTTGCTGGACGCGAACACCGGGCAGCGCAAGGCGGCCTGGCCAGGCCGTACCCGGGACCGCTACATCCAGCAGTCCCAACCGCTGCTGACTGGCGAACGCTCCGGCAAGCTGCACGGCGTGGATCCGAGTGGCCACGAGCGCTGGACATACGACTCCGGTGACTGCACCGACCTGGGCGCCATCGCCACGGCCGAGACCGTGGTCACCTTCGTCAGTCATACCTGTGCCGAACGGCCGGACGAGATGGCTGCACTGGACGTCCAGTCCGGCAAGAAGCTGTGGACCAAGACCTCGGACACGTACCGCCGACCGGTTGTTGTCGGTGGCCTGGTGGTCGTGGCCGAGCCCGGCGGGGACTCCGACGTACCTGCCGCGTTGACAGCGATCGAGCCACGCACCGGCGACATCCGCTGGCGCTGGGAAGTGCCGAAGACCTGGGCCTGCCGCACTCTCCTGAACGCAGCTGGGAAGTACCTGATCGTCGTCGACTGCCCGGGCCCGAGCAGCCTGGAGAACCGGAAGACAGTCGTCACCGCGATCGACGCCAACACCGGTCTGACCGCCTGGCAGACCCAGGCACCGGTCAGCCCACGCATAAAGGTCACCGTGACCGCGGACGGCCGCGTCATCTCACTGAGCCGCGGCCAGACCAGTTGCATGGCGAACGTGATCAGCCAGACCGGCTTCCGTCAGGTCCGTCTGCCCACCGGCATCTCCTGCAACCGCGACCCCCGCGCCGTCGGCAACCTCGTCCTCACCTCCGGCACGGACACCGTCATCGCGCTGCACTGA